The following are encoded together in the Limanda limanda chromosome 12, fLimLim1.1, whole genome shotgun sequence genome:
- the calm1a gene encoding calmodulin-1a, translating into MADQLTEEQIAEFKEAFSLFDKDGDGTITTKELGTVMRSLGQNPTEAELQDMINEVDADGNGTIDFPEFLTMMARKMKDTDSEEEIREAFRVFDKDGNGYISAAELRHVMTNLGEKLTDEEVDEMIREADIDGDGQVNYEEFVQMMTAK; encoded by the exons AGTTCAAGGAGGCCTTCTCCCTGTTCGACAAGGACGGAGATGGTACCATCACCACCAAGGAGCTGGGCACAGTCATGAGGTCACTGGGTCAAAACCCAACTGAGGCCGAACTCCAGGACATGATCAATGAGGTTGACGCAGATG GTAATGGAACCATTGATTTCCCTGAGTTCCTGACGATGATGGCCAGGAAGATGAAGGACActgacagtgaggaggagatcAGGGAGGCCTTCAGGGTCTTCGATaag gatgGCAATGGTTACATTAGTGCGGCAGAGCTGCGTCACGTGATGACCAACCTGGGAGAGAAGCTGACAGATGAGGAAGTAGATGAGATGATCAGAGAAGCCGACATTGATGGAGACGGACAGGTCAACTATGAAG AGTTTGTTCAGATGATGACCGCCAAATGA